One Spodoptera frugiperda isolate SF20-4 chromosome 30, AGI-APGP_CSIRO_Sfru_2.0, whole genome shotgun sequence genomic window carries:
- the LOC118269641 gene encoding uncharacterized protein LOC118269641 produces the protein MPACAPEYSRLARSNTELVFSPRVKRCSHQPPPFTALRRSFSSTFSLIPEERAISPERPPPLPRFIRIITWAPRLMLRPLFAILSLIAHPAWKQILVVLPTLWIAGSLFLFWKCVQCPIGVLKMIGRAINSKNQKKPRTVLISGGSSVQALHLARNFHSAGARVVAFEIEGQFALLKYSAAVHKFYTVPRPNPADPLAYARALREIVERESVVFYVPVSSTTPAYYDALAKSHLEVLGCQCFVPCARDVVTLDDPLELMRVCRAAGLATPQFWVVANDEDVRAWYDSGASKEGRHFIASAGARGARDRLRFVMPEEKAQFRFPREISAEKPWVIVREPKGERIVTCTTLKESRAVNNVSCRVDSARKGLVPQKDEEADAWVQRFVSFLAPARPMTGHVSFRLVREEQTTNGHTNKLVAIGARVGVSLPYLCQGTARCGHTATMGKLLDTVLDTREALFTFWDPLPYCAYYQSRTPDDRRPPPPEPCKTPPNVPL, from the coding sequence ATGCCGGCTTGTGCGCCCGAGTACAGCCGCCTCGCGCGCTCCAACACAGAGTTAGTGTTCTCTCCGCGAGTTAAACGATGCTCTCATCAACCACCGCCCTTCACGGCTCTCAGGAGATCGTTCTCCTCCACCTTCTCCTTAATACCGGAGGAGCGCGCCATATCCCCTGAGCGTCCTCCGCCGCTGCCGCGCTTCATCAGGATCATCACATGGGCACCACGGCTTATGTTACGACCTCTCTTCGCCATTTTAAGCCTAATCGCTCACCCTGCATGGAAACAAATTCTGGTCGTTTTACCTACCTTATGGATCGCCGGCTCCTTATTCTTATTCTGGAAGTGTGTTCAGTGCCCTATTGGAGTTCTCAAAATGATTGGACGTGCAATTAACTCAAAAAACCAGAAGAAACCGCGAACTGTGCTTATTAGTGGAGGCAGTTCTGTACAAGCTTTGCATCTAGCCAGAAATTTCCATTCGGCTGGGGCAAGAGTTGTGGCATTTGAAATAGAAGGGCAATTTGCTTTGTTGAAATACTCAGCCGCTGTTCATAAATTTTATACAGTGCCACGGCCTAATCCTGCTGATCCTTTAGCTTATGCGCGAGCGCTAAGAGAAATAGTGGAAAGAGAATCGGTGGTGTTTTATGTGCCAGTGAGCTCGACTACGCCGGCATATTACGATGCGCTTGCAAAGTCACATCTAGAAGTACTTGGATGCCAGTGCTTTGTACCTTGCGCTCGCGATGTTGTAACATTGGATGACCCTTTGGAGCTGATGAGGGTGTGTCGCGCTGCGGGACTAGCGACACCTCAGTTCTGGGTGGTGGCCAACGACGAAGATGTTCGTGCGTGGTACGATAGCGGCGCGTCTAAGGAGGGAAGACATTTCATTGCTAGTGCGGGTGCGCGAGGAGCTAGAGACCGGTTACGTTTTGTTATGCCGGAAGAGAAAGCTCAATTTAGATTCCCACGGGAAATAAGTGCGGAGAAACCATGGGTTATCGTTCGGGAACCAAAGGGAGAAAGGATTGTGACGTGTACTACTTTGAAAGAATCCCGTGCAGTCAACAATGTGTCGTGCCGGGTGGACTCTGCAAGAAAAGGACTTGTACCCCAAAAGGATGAAGAAGCTGACGCATGGGTGCAGCGATTTGTATCATTCCTCGCACCAGCCAGACCGATGACTGGTCATGTGTCATTCAGACTGGTTCGTGAAGAGCAAACTACAAATGGTCACACTAATAAGTTGGTGGCTATTGGTGCTCGCGTTGGAGTATCTCTGCCGTATTTGTGCCAGGGAACGGCACGTTGTGGGCATACTGCAACTATGGGCAAGCTGCTGGATACTGTGCTGGATACTCGTGAAGCCCTATTCACATTCTGGGATCCACTTCCCTACTGTGCGTACTATCAGTCACGCACGCCAGACGACCGGAGGCCGCCGCCCCCGGAGCCCTGCAAGACGCCACCAAATGTTCCCCTTTGA
- the LOC118269642 gene encoding uncharacterized protein LOC118269642: MFTLMGERVLHKCLKILRLTVADFSNLPDIKKLNAVRTVEKIIDNNTSIFIESPIHVKIQPIDVDDLKAHNKLTMTLYSQGKETSDFQVKQTSKRLELLNKNTASDRNDVCVIQVPYHLKVQVTTTDYASVHLTKLEGQEFVVKTQKGTVNVSDLKAENIVVESIEGEVKSEGRLQASNIDLKTGLNSGITCNNIMSNGFNVTTHAGSIVVRSCYSDKSHFTTLMGNLRLDSLHRSVMIDVIQKGNLHITGFSGNLQASLKSGDVYMHASQFTDKSSIFIHEKGKVELLIPDILKNLPATNLIAEKILVDEKILKLGRFMDDSYPKRFRFEKEPSHELHVVCKNGSIELKETDLPFFL; this comes from the coding sequence ATGTTCACCTTAATGGGAGAGCGGGTCTTACATAAGTGCCTCAAGATTTTGAGGTTAACTGTGGCGGATTTCAGCAACTTGCCCGATATAAAGAAATTGAATGCAGTTAGGACAGTGGAAAAGATAATAGATAACAATACAAGCATCTTTATCGAGAGTCCTATACATGTAAAGATCCAGCCGATCGATGTGGACGACCTAAAAGCTCATAACAAGCTGACCATGACATTGTACAGCCAAGGCAAAGAAACCAGCGACTTTCAAGTGAAACAGACATCCAAGCGATTGGAATTACTCAACAAGAATACCGCGTCCGACAGAAACGACGTCTGTGTCATACAGGTACCATACCATCTAAAGGTCCAGGTTACAACAACAGATTATGCATCAGTGCATCTCACCAAACTGGAAGGACAGGAGTTTGTAGTTAAAACACAAAAAGGAACAGTTAATGTCTCTGATCTGAAAGCAGAGAATATTGTGGTGGAGAGCATTGAAGGTGAAGTAAAATCTGAAGGGAGATTACAAGCCAGCAACATAGATTTAAAGACTGGCCTTAACTCTGGTATTACTTGTAACAATATCATGTCCAATGGTTTCAATGTGACAACACACGCTGGATCAATAGTAGTAAGGTCATGTTACAGTGACAAATCACATTTCACCACATTGATGGGCAACTTGAGGCTTGACAGCCTGCACAGATCTGTAATGATAGATGTCATTCAGAAAGGTAATCTGCACATCACAGGCTTCTCAGGCAACTTGCAGGCTTCCTTGAAGAGTGGGGATGTGTACATGCATGCCTCACAGTTCACAGACAAGAGCAGTATTTTCATACACGAGAAAGGCAAAGTTGAGCTTCTGATACCAGATATACTGAAGAATTTACCTGCTACCAACTTGATAGCAGAAAAAATACTAGTTGATGAAAAGATATTGAAGCTAGGCCGATTTATGGATGACTCATATCCAAAGAGGTTCCGCTTTGAGAAAGAACCAAGCCATGAGTTGCATGTAGTTTGTAAGAATGGCTCAATTGAGTTGAAGGAAACTGACTTACCGTTTTTTCTGTAG